The following coding sequences are from one Dreissena polymorpha isolate Duluth1 chromosome 8, UMN_Dpol_1.0, whole genome shotgun sequence window:
- the LOC127842177 gene encoding uncharacterized protein LOC127842177, whose amino-acid sequence MTSLIEAHVRTALGSNNGNTRIVTSAALAKALSDIGVNKETIQLRRTTWLYIEALLTIYHQAAGGDSDVYNFGSQTEGSTTEGMNSDVDALFCHRNFPVIQNIADRQFWQWQLFVVTDISIPPQCCCLQLLLPYYSICLMDILFPYCHIDAHGRVFLRNNVREISITEICKEYGCHYIQRGPSLTIDDRADMVYAFHSATLPEDCKYIFRRPKPCHWPRPELLTQLKDSGVFLVSTAHVENTIQWDPHQSLGTLTVRPNDNSDKRYWRISTNLMERLLMFDLTMTQMKVYVIMKIIRKEFCKPLVCDRLCTFHLKTTLLFCVEMSPPCIWEDKNIIQCLKFCLTTLKRWLKVRYCPQYTTVNVNLFAGKLRWNEFPVLIEFFTNIIRNDVSCLRNVKMDDLGKRISSNYTDSTNGIPFEELDIVVATKMLNYMIGNSYGFYTMSMFAAVDTSKVIKDHARYIQKLETINQTSTGYIRSAVSVILPFRYSIQAVMKASLCIGENQTLPQEIFALCEKSLMSDVTSSRLKLASIYFLQCRFEEAAAILKQVNALISNQVIPFSPFFSFSNHKFGSELLGRRKEFLHMLQNEVAVCTIFNRHEMNCVPRQLVAEFYRTVTAEDAGCRLYRDYWMDLAVVNSLPYMYYLQYLTFRITGLISDKDSALNNLQYYVLSKDLWKDQYHMEFSLNLIGHCWELEGYLSQAWRVYKFSVKLKPQNNAAYWHMFRMIGGLIYGRRMLSW is encoded by the exons ATGACATCACTCATAGAAGCCCATGTTCGGACAGCTTTAGGAAGC AATAATGGAAACACGCGCATTGTGACATCTGCGGCTCTTGCAAAGGCTCTGAGTGACATTGGCGTCAATAAGGAAACGATTCAATTGAGAAGGACAACGTGGCTTTATATTGAAGCTTTGTTAACCATCTATCATCAGGCAGCGGGCGGGGATTCCGATGTATATAATTTTGGAAGCCAAACCGAAGGTTCTACGACAGAAGGTATGAACTCAGACGTTGATGCTCTTTTTTGCCATAGAAACTTTCCGGTGATTCAGAATATTGCGGACAGGCAGTTTTGGCAATGGCAGCTATTTGTTGTTACGGACATATCAATCCCGCCTCAGTGTTGCTGTCTGCAATTGCTCTTGCCTTATTATTCTATATGTTTGATGGATATACTGTTTCCGTATTGTCATATTGATGCTCATGGGCGGGTATTCCTGAGAAACAATGTTCGGGAAATATCTATCACAGAGATCTGCAAAGAATATGGTTGTCACTATATCCAACGCGGTCCTTCGCTAACCATCGACGATAGAGCAGATATGGTCTACGCATTTCACAGTGCAACACTGCCTGAAGATTGTAAATATATTTTCCGGAGGCCAAAGCCCTGTCATTGGCCTAGACCAGAATTGTTGACACAGCTGAAGGATAGCGGGGTATTCCTTGTTTCGACTGCGCATGTTGAGAACACAATACAATGGGACCCTCACCAATCCTTGGGAACATTAACAGTACGACCTAACGATAACTCAGATAAGCGTTATTGGAGGATATCTACCAATTTGATGGAGCGGCTGTTGATGTTCGACCTCACAATGACGCAAATGAAAGTGTACGTAATCATGAAAATAATCAGAAAAGAGTTTTGCAAGCCACTCGTCTGCGACCGTTTATGCACTTTTCATTTGAAAACCACGTTGCTGTTTTGCGTTGAAATGTCACCCCCATGCATCTGGGAAGATAAAAATATTATCCAATGCTTAAAATTTTGTTTGACAACATTAAAGCGGTGGTTAAAGGTACGATATTGCCCTCAGTATACGACGGTAAATGTGAATTTATTTGCAGGTAAACTCCGATGGAATGAGTTTCCGGTTTTGATAGAATTTTTCACGAATATAATCCGTAACGATGTGTCTTGTTTGCGTAATGTTAAAATGGACGACCTTGGTAAACGTATATCATCAAATTACACAGACAGCACAAATGGGATTCCTTTCGAAGAACTGGATATCGTTGTTGCCACCAAGATGTTAAATTATATGATCGGTAACTCATACGGATTTTACACAATGAGTATGTTTGCAGCAGTAGACACATCAAAAGTTATAAAAGACCATGCCCGGTACATTCAAAAGTTAGAGACCATTAATCAAACCAGCACTGGATACATTCGTTCAGCAGTCTCTGTTATATTACCATTCCGTTATTCCATTCAGGCTGTAATGAAAGCATCGCTGTGTATCGGTGAAAATCAAACATTACCGCAGGAGATTTTCGCTTTGTGTGAAAAATCTCTGATGTCCGACGTGACATCGAGTCGCCTGAAGTTGGCGTCGATATATTTCTTACAATGTCGTTTTGAAGAGGCTGCTGCAATTCTAAAGCAAGTAAACGCTCTCATTTCTAACCAAGTTATACCTTTTAGccctttcttttctttttcaaaCCATAAGTTTGGTTCAGAGCTGCTGGGACGCCGAAAAGAGTTCCTACACATGTTGCAAAACGAGGTTGCTGTGTGTACGATTTTTAACAGACATGAAATGAATTGTGTTCCAAGGCAGCTCGTTGCTGAGTTCTACAGAACGGTAACGGCGGAGGATGCAGGCTGCCGTCTTTACCGAGACTACTGGATGGACCTTGCAGTGGTTAATTCATTGCCATATATGTATTACCTACAGTATTTAACATTTCGAATCACTGGATTAATCAGCGACAAAGACAGTGCGCTTAATAATCTCCAATATTACGTGCTTTCCAAAGACTTATGGAAAGATCAATATCATATGGAATTCTCATTAAATCTGATAGGACATTGTTGGGAGCTTGAAGGCTATTTGTCACAAGCTTGGCGTGTCTATAAGTTTTCAGTGAAACTTAAACCGCAGAACAACGCCGCTTATTGGCACATGTTTAGAATGATTGGAGGGCTTATTTATGGGCGTAGAATGTTATCCTGGTGA